A window of the Megalopta genalis isolate 19385.01 chromosome 2, iyMegGena1_principal, whole genome shotgun sequence genome harbors these coding sequences:
- the Sod2 gene encoding superoxide dismutase 2, with product MFAVKRALLSNTIKEAFRAKHTLPELPYDYKALEPIISAEIMELHHSKHHATYVNNLNVAEEKMKEAAAKGDVNTQIALGPALKFNGGGHLNHSIFWCNLSPSGGKPDAALVKQIEKDFCSMEEMKKRLSDSTVAVQGSGWGWLGYCKESKSLRIATCANQDPLQATTGLIPLFGIDVWEHAYYLQYKNVRPSYVKAIFDIINWNDVNGRFKAATGC from the exons ATGTTTGCAGTGAAACGTGCTTTGTTATCCAATACAAT caAAGAAGCATTTAGGGCCAAACATACCCTTCCTGAATTGCCCTATGATTATAAGGCACTTGAGCCAATTATAAGTGCTGAAATCATGGAACTTCATCACTCCAAACATCATGCAACTTATGTGAATAATTTAAACGTTGCTGAGGAAAAAATGAAGGAGGCTGCAGCTAAGGGTGATGTTAATACTCAAATTGCTTTAGGACCTGCATTGAAGTTCAATGGTGGTGGTCACTTAAACCATTCAATCTTTTGGTGTAATTTATCGCCGAGTGGTGGTAAACCAGatg CTGCTCTTGTTAAACAAATCGAAAAGGATTTTTGCAGCATGGAAGAGATGAAAAAACGCTTATCAGACAGCACTGTTGCTGTTCAAGGTTCTGGCTGGGGTTGGCTCGGATATTGCAAAGAATCGAAATCATTAAGGATAGCCACGTGTGCTAACCAGGACCCTTTACAGGCTACGACCGGTTTGATACCTCTTTTCGGTATTGACGTTTGGGAGCACGCCTATTATTTGCAATACAAGAATGTTCGTCCTAGTTATGTGAAGGCGATTTTTGATATTATTAACTGGAACGATGTAAACGGTCGTTTCAAGGCAGCTACGGGATGTTAA